In Paralichthys olivaceus isolate ysfri-2021 chromosome 12, ASM2471397v2, whole genome shotgun sequence, the genomic window GCCTCCAGCACCCAAGAATAGATTGTGTTTCCAGTGCAACAGGTACGCGTTACCGACATACATGACTCGAACAATAGTTTCTTGCAGATTTCTTACACCTCCAGGTAATGATCTTGGCGGTACTGTTCCATTGAGAGCCTGATTGCATATTAAAAACTAGAAGAGCAAGAACGAACACAGACAGAATCATAACCTCCTTAAGTAATAACATCTGtcatataaaatacaatatataactTTTTTCTAGTTTGCTCCAACCCTCTGTTCTGCCATCACTCTGTATGTTTTCATCCACTGTGTTTATTCCCTGTGCTTCTCTCTTTGCAGGGAGATCGTTCAGCCCAGGGACATGATCACGATTCccgcagatgaaaacacatacatgcacttCTGTGGCcagttctgtctgtctgtctttagaCACAAGAAGAAACATAATGACAAGCCTCCTGACAAATGGGCTGAAAAACGACTGGAGAAGAAGCCAGAGAAGCCGCCTGAGAAACCAGTGGAGCGACAGCCTGAGAAACCCTTCTGCAGTGTCTGCAAAGTTACCAATAGGGTAAGAGGCTTGGAACTTTTACTGTAAGAAAAGATTTGGTCAGTGTGCCTAAAAAGCAAAATCAGGTTTTCTTCCAGAAATTCTCTTCCttatcttcttctctctcttgtgtCCTTATGTTTGACTGGGGTCATCTGCTGCAGATTGAGCATGAGGTCACCCATCAAGGTCGTCTGCACAGGCTCTGTGGTGATGCTTGTTTTGTAACATGGCGCAAGATGCGTCACTTAGCCATGAACTGCTGTGAAGGCTGCGGACTTTACTGTAATAGCAGCTCAGGCTCCTGTCAGACTCTCACAGTGGAAAGATCTCAGCTCAACTTCTGTAGTCCTACTTGCATTGGCACCTACAAACAGGTATGTGTCTGTGAAACATATTTCCTTCTGAAATTAGGATGTTTCAGTATTTATGACATGGTTATATAGATTTGgcataaagaaaaaatacattttaagctTCGCTAACCAGAAATCAcataatatcaaataaaatggCCACTTATCAAGCATGTTCTATTGATACAAAATGTAAACGCCTAAATTGTTTTTGTGAAGACCTGCAGAAAGACAGTGGACTGTGCCTACTGTCACAAGATGGCGGTGGTGTCCTCCACCATCATGGAACGAGACCAAAAGGGCAAAGTTCAACTTTACTGTTCACCTCTTTGTGTTGAACAGAGCCGACCACCCCGACATATGCTCAGCGGTAAGACACACGcggcagagacacacactcgcATGCCAGTTTGGGAGGGGTATGCATTcataaagctagggttggtaatcctggaaaagcaaGTGCCTGCTACACTTTAAATAAGCAACCGATACGTCCCAACCCCTCCCAACGGCCCTCTCACAACTACGGTCATATGAACACTTACAGCCTTACAGCTGCTTGACGCCAACTTTTTCCCTCCAGATGGTGAAGAGTCTGGTCATGTGCAGTAAGAGCAGGGCATGGTGCACGCAGGCAGGTCAGTCAGTGATAGACCAGGCCGATCAgttcaattcagtttttttttttcagaagacCTCATTTATTAATTACTTTTTGGACGCAAAGAGGATTTCAAGAAATAAGAAAGTGTTTTTAAGAAGCAAATCACCAACCCTACCTTTTTAAATGCAGAAGACTTGAAAATCATGCTCAGTTTTCAAAACACATGCTCTCATACTAGCAATATTTAACAGCTAATCAAATCCTTtcgatttatttttattttactgcaggtACTCCATTCCCATGCAGCCTGTGTAAGGTGACAGCTGTTCCTCAGTATCATCTGGCCATGGTGGACGGCACCATTCGTAACTTCTGCTCCTATGACTGTGTTTCCATATTTAGGGTAAAGGCACCAGTAGCAAACGATAGCCTGGTTTAAACCTTATCTTCTCATAATTTCGACATTGCTCTGTCTTATTTTTCCTCCATGTCTCTTTAGAAATCTGGACACCCCTCTCAGCCAGACCTGACCAATGGAACCTCCTCTCTCAGGGACCCCTCCATCAGAGATGCAGCCAAACCAGGGCCCTCTGCTGGTGCCAGCTCAGTTCCTCCCATTCCTCAGGACTACCCATCTTCAGTCCCCTACCCAGGCCATCATCCCAGTCATACCTCAGTGCCCCCAGTAGTGCCTCCCTACATAGCATTGTCCTCCCCCTCTGTCCCAGGGCAAGCACCAACCAGAGTACACCCTGGTCAGCCctcaaaaacaactgaaggtGGACACATTGACACCTCCAGACTGACCTGCCATCAGTGCAGCAAACACTTCAGCAGCAAGCCAACACTATTCAGTCACCAAGTAAGGAGCACAGGTCAAAAGCATGTGTATATGTAGACTCTCACTAAATACACACTTGACCATATCCATAAAGATGACAACATTTATGCTATATTTTTTCTTGCAGGGTCGTATTTCTATGTTTTGCAGTTCAACGTGCTGTGAACAATATAAAACCCAGAAAAATATcctggcagtgtgtgaatgcTGTAAACGGGAGAAGGTCCTCTTTGAAAGCATCAGCTACAACCAACAGGAAGTGGTCTTCTGCAGTGAAAGTGAGTTCACACAGAAAtgactttttcacattttattcacCTCTGTTATTTACATCGACTAAGTGAATAATTGAAGCCTGgcattttttttgtgtaattattGCCAGTTGACTTGGTCACTTCAGTCACAGTCTTCATAAAACTAGATTCAAATCATGAGAAACTACATCTCTGGTCGtttattcttttaaattcaTAATGAATATAGTTTTAAATGCTGTGTCTAAAACCACCAACTTAATCCACACATTTCCTATCCGCTGGTAACTTGTACAGTGAACTGTTTTGggattagtgagtgatttcagacagAGCTGAAGTGTCATTTTACTTTTGGggcagaaaaacatgtttattccactgtaatataaaatatgcaATATCCCATTTGTCATGTGTTTCAGACTGTAAGGTTATCTACAAACATGAGCTGACCTCTCGTAACAAGGATAATGCCTGGCGTCCCTGCTCCTACTGCTCCAGCATCAGCCAGAAGATGCTGCACAGTCATTATGGCGGCAAGATTGAGGAGTTCTGTAAACCCCACTGCATGTCCCAGTACACTGTGATCTACTATGGGGTAAGGAGTTGAATTTCACATCACAATCTTCAGTGTCTTACACTATAAGAAGCATCTTAGTATGTGTCATTTCTggttgtttctctctgcttatCCTTATTTCCTTtgtccctcctctccacctGTTTCTTTCCGTCATCTTCTGTCCAGATGGGGAGATGTGACAGTTGTAGGAAACAGGGCTACATGACGGAGAAGCTGCAGTGTTTGGGTTCAGTCCGTAACTTCTGTTACCTGCCCTGCCTTCTACATTACTGCCACCATCATTTTGAGACAAGTCAAATCACCAACAGTAACGGTACTGGAACGGCCCCACAGACACCATATGGTAACTCGTGTCAACTTTGTGTTGATATGGTGTTGAGCAGAGTTTGTGAAAGCTCATCCAAGATAAAATATGAGTGGGAATGTGATTTGGGAATGTTCTCACCTCACTGCACAGTTGGAGATATGTTTAAGTAGCTTTTAAGTTTTAgcttaaaggctcagtgtgtagaatttaatgacatctagtggtggagtgtAATGTTTCAGccgaatacccctcacctcaccctctccttccaaacatgaaacagaacctgtggtcgccttcagttgtcatagaaacttgaaaggtgtttagtttgtccagtttgggtgactgtagaaaacatggcggcctctgtagagaggacccgctcctgatgaaaatataaaggcTCATTTtaggggaaagaaaacaacaagttctacaatttagatgaaacacactagtgaaaacatcacaaggattattttatattcaatttctgacaatagatccctttcacctaaatcttacacactggaccttaagtAAAAAGTTAACTTAAGGTTCAAATAatcttaaatataattttacacGTGGGCTTGGATTGTAAAGtcccttctgtctttcttctaGCTCCTACCCAGCCACACCACTCCTCAAAGATGAATCCTGTCATAGCTGATGTCGTCTCATTGGCCAGCGGCTCTGCCACTCAGCCTAGTGTGTCAGCAGATACTGCTCAGACTGGTTAGTTTATACACATAACTCTGGGCGGCTGTTTTCAAAGTACATACCCGATTCTCTTGTGTTTGAGACACTTGTCCTGGACAAAGCTCCTTACAACCATCCAACATAGGAATTACTTATCTAAATGTTGTTTCTAGTGAGAAGTAGagatttttctttattgaatttaatcaactaatataatattatttagtTATGGTAGTCATGGTATATGTATTTATGATATGTATTTCTACAGTGTTGTTATAGTTTGTCTTCTCTTTTGCAGGAGCTCTTCCAACCTCCATTGACGGCAAGAACCATGACCATGTATGTACTTTGGGTTTTTGTTACAGGTTAGACCAGGGGTGGGAACATTCTGCCTCTGCATGTTGCACCAGTGCGCCTGCATTTagctgctctgtctctcatATCCTCTCTCTAAGTCTGGGAGCGAGCagagtttacactcacacacacaggccctgtCCCCGCTCTCTCACTTAGCGCAGTTGTTTCAGGATCAGTGTGGAAGTGGAGCAGCCGATGGTTTGTACCGTGTCTGAGTctccctccacactcctgctgacctcACTTTACACTTAAACAACTCTAATCGCTGGTTACTAGCACCTGAACAgtactgaagtttactttgtgtttctgttgattcGCTCCGGAGTTCGtgacacacatgttcacacacacaatagaggAAACTATGGAATATTAACCTAATACAATACAAAGCTAAAGCTCATGTAAACCTTAAACAACCCATCCTGTTTACTGAGCTGGTAACATATATCTTTGGCcagatgttaaatatttattcaagagcaaTTTTTGTTAACAGAGCCAGCGAGtccattttaatttattgttgtggttgtgtgttgttttatttatcaagaatattttattattcttaatTAAAATTTCAGACAATATTCTTAAGAATTATATTCATTGCTCTTTAAAAGGGTGTACTTGACCATACTAGGGTTGGGCGATATGCTAGAATGTCTCAGTTATATTTAATTGTGGACATGACAATATCAGTGCCAATAAACAATTTGTCTAAATATCAGATTTGAGATctagttaaaaaataaactctcCTTTTATTTGAATTGTCTGTGTCCAGGCGAGTACACAGACTGACGCCATGCGTGTGCCTGTGTCCCGTCGACGTCAAATGAAGAACAAGTCGGTTCTGTGTCGACCCTTCACCATGGACCAAGAGAGCATGTGCCAGCTGCCCATTGAATCAGAAGGTAACTAGAAAAGCATGTTGTCATGTTCTGGTAgttaagttcacagaacatctGCTCAGCAGTTTTGGTAAAACGTGCTGAGCTTCACATTGTGTAGTAGCATCCCAACACTAACATGTGCCACAGGACCTATTTTGAGTGGCTTCAGAAAGTATTTAGACCCCTTCACCTTTTGTATACATTTACCAGATGAAattgcaaatacatttttttaaaacgtGTATTAGAAAGGGAAAAAAGCCCTGACATCTCATATACACAAGTATTCATACTCTTAACTAAGCATGTTATAAGAGCCCCTTTAGCCACAATGACCGCTCAGATTCTTCTTCAAAGGTCCACAATATATACTAACTGTTTAATCACGTGTCCACGTAGACAACCGACTGCATCATGACTTACCTAATCATGGACCTTAGTCTCTACAAGCATCGCAAACCTGGATTTGGGCAGTTTATCCTGAGCTGCCATCTTCAGGTCTCTACATATGCTCTGCTGGGCGATAGTTTGGGCCTTGCCACTCATGGACAGTCAGACCGGTCTAGAAGCCACTGTCTTGGCTGGGCGCTTTATGTCATTCACATGCTGGAGGGGGAACCTTAACTCCAGTCTCAGGGCCATGGTCAGTCCAGTCCAGGTTTTCTTCAAGGACCTCTCTTTGTTTGACTGCATTCATCCCTCAGAAAGCAAAAAGTGATGGAGTCTGACTAATTCTTGAAGCCACTGTACACCAGGTCACTTTACTGTACATAGTGCAAGATTTCCAACCTATTTGAAATCTGTCTTCATAGAGAAATGTGGAAAGTTTTATACAATTTTCTACTTCACATCACATGATGTGTTGAAAATCGCTCATGATCTCTTAATAGTCATTAATTAATGGCTTTcattgcttttactttgaagctgttattatgttttgatgttgtctaataataaaaatcacatgatcaACTTTGAATTATAAAGTAAAAATTTAGTTAGGAAACCAAAATCAACTATTAACTAAATGCAGTGTGGAATATAATATTGAGTTACCTGAACTGAGGTAATATTTGATATCTTGGGGTTATAATTAATCTTCTATTTAGCATAGAATAATGCAGAATAATTGTCAGGAGTTATAGACCAGTCAATGTTATGCCACACTGTAGGCATGGACAATAATAAGAAACGACTGTAGCCACGCTCCTCCAGGCAGAGGAAGGTGTGTCTTGTTATAAGGCAAGGCTGGTTTATTTTGTGTAGTAcctttcaacaacaacaacacaacacaaagtgctTGTTAAAGGCATGAAGAGAATATGAAAGACATATTCTTAGGATTTATGTGTGGGCTGTTGTTTGTGACAACCCAATGCAGCAACATTTTTATGGAGGTTTTTTCACATCTTTATTccagagcgtggtctttcaacTTGAGAGCAGGacattgatttcatgtttacATTATATAAAGAGCTCACTCAAATATACCCTACTTGCGCTCCAACTTCAGCTCCTCTCCTCGTGCTTACGCTGATTCTCTCCTTAAGTCTTTGTCTGTCTTCTACAtttttgagttttgtttttatagatgtGTTCCCATAAGTTTTGAGTGAGAGgattacaaaatctgaatgtggAATATATAAGTCCTGCTcttgaactgaaagaccacTCTTGGATAAAGATTAGAAAATATCCCATGCAATTCTAttcatcaatgttattttgtttgGTTCAGTTTTTGGGTTGTTCACAATTAGCTGTTTCAATAATTGCACCAGCTCTGCTAGATAGCTCCTTGCAACCATCCACTGACGCATCCACATCTCCAGCACCGTCACCTAAACCTCAGGGAGATACTCAACCATGTAATGGCGTGCCGGCACGCCTAACCGGACGACATTTCCTGGACATGCGAGAGAGTGTCTCTGACTGCAAGGTCTGCACACGACCCAAGAGGAAGAgggtggaggaagaagaggagcagaggaaaaagcCAAAgttggagaagccagagatgaGAACTGAAGAAGAGGTGCATGATGAGAAGGatggggagagaaaagaggagaaatctgAGGTGAAGGAATGTGAGCAGAAGAGTGGGACAGTGGGAAGGCAAACATCATACTATTGTAAGACATGCTCAGGAGAGCCCAGCCTTTGCCCTGTGCCCTGTTTTGAACTCTACCACACCAGACTGATCTACAAAACAGCCCCTGAACTGGAAACACAAGGTGAGTCTTCtgataaaaacatcaaacatcaattATGCTCTAAAATGTAGTGTTTTGAATTTAATCACTAGCTGTTCTCAGACATGAGACACGGACAatgtctggactttctccagaatttacctttcacacatgaaaaacacagcaggagattctccgctcagacacattcacaacaacacagaaattaaTGTTGCTATGGACATCACAAGTCTATAGCACGTTGCCACCGGCGTCTGCCCTTAtcactgtgttctcacatccaATCATGGCCCGGAGAAACTCAACAGAAAGTCCAGATGCtctcattcagacatttgtgttctcacatacagcccctccggagttcagtgcatgtctgaaagcagttgtTTGAATTGTGATAACTACAACTATGTTTATATTACAATAACCATTACCtactatgtgtttttttaaagtaaatttaaCTGATTTCTTAAGAGGGTCGAGTGTCACccgagtttttctctccacagcctCCTGACTTGGAGACACAAGAGGTCACCTTCTACTCTTCCAGTGGACAAAGATTAACAAGCTACAGGGTTGATTGATCATGTTCAGACCTTCACTACATTTGTTACCTCgactttcttttttaagattGTTTAAGTTCAACCCCAAATTAACTGACAGCAAAGGCAGAATACATCTGTTACATGAATTTACATTTGCAAACTGGTAGTGCAGTGACATTTTGCACTAAAATAagtgtttctatgttttttaacaaacaaaTCATAGCAGTATTTCTGATTCATTTTGCAGACGAAATGCAGGGTGTTCATATTGTGTGGGGGATATTGCAAGTGGTGTATAAGTAATTAACTGGAGGCTTCACTGAGTAGACTGAAATGCTGTACTTACTCAGGTGTTTCAGTGACCTACAGAGCATACTGTAATATGTAAGGAAAAACAGGTTTTACCTCATTGATTAAATGtgtcaaaaatgtgtttgaaatatCTCCTGCCCACTGTGTTCAGGTGTTTCACTACATAACATCTCCTGTCATGTAGTCATAAAGTCTGGAATCCATCAGCAactatgctgctgctgctgagataaATGTGGCTGCATAAGTTAAGGACCAGAGTCATAGCAGCTCTAACAAGGTGAGGCAAagcaatattattattattatcattattattagtattagtactACTACTCCTCCAGGGTAATATTGTTGTGCCAATACAGTGGTATTTGATGGAAGTTCCATGGCAAAAGAAACTAAACAGCAGAACAAAATTCATATTTATGGCAATGTTAGATTATTAACATTGCTCAGTTTAATTGATTGTATCAAGCTGACATGGCAAAATGTAGAAAAGTAATTTGGAACCAATCTCATAAATGATGTCTCGAGGAATAACATCTGTACAGTTGTTGCACTAATGGCCTGTTTCTTTTGTGATGGAAGTCCAAGCTGTCATTCAGTATTGCTGCCATAATGACTTGATGAATAAGGAGAAAGATGTGCAGTTGTGTGTGGTTTAATAAACTTTACATGAATCTGGTTTAGGATCAAAATTCGTGGCCTCGTGTCTCACTAAaatctgaatgttttttgtGACCGCAGAGAACAGCTTTCATTTTGATGTTTAGTCAACTGACATGTCCTGTTGCACTTCAAgtttaatgtaaatgttgaGTGTGAAAATTGAAGGTTAAATTCCATGCTGCACCTCAATGAACCAAGACTGACCTCTGTTTATCCGTCTGCCGTCATAGTTGAACATGAGCTGTATCACAAATTTCATGTTTACATATGacctttccttttttatcaaCCTACtctctgttgtatttttctttaccacaagtgcatgtttcttcttttcttttctcagataTGGTTAAAGTGACATGGGCCAGATCGTTATTGCTATTGTTTGTGTATTATGTTGTCTGCACCTGAAAAAGGCTGTTGTGCAAAAAaagatgtaaataaattaaatttgagaaaaaaatatatatgggACAAATTATTTCTCACGTTTTacttaatttatcacattttacttACAAATGGTCTCCATCATATTGATGATAAATGTGCACAGTGATGTGTTACCACATACAGTGAGAATAGACTCAGTAGATGGTAATGACTGTAAGATATACTCTGTAAGTAAAAGGAATAATTTCCGATGCAAAACACTCACATGCACCCACACATCAAGCATTCATGAGTCTCTGCTGTGTTGCATTTCTCAAAACTGTCCATGATCAGGCAGAACGGTGAGACTAGTGATGGAGAAGCAACTCGTTCTGAAACATTGAAGCAGTTCATCAACAAAACCTGGGGAATAAACTTTAATTTCTTTGCCTGCGCCTTGGTAACAACAGCATCTTATtcaaaaaatatacatttaaattgacCTATCCATGTCTGTGAGGATTTGATTTTATCCACTGGACGCTTAGATATTCAGCAGCAGATGCTGACATCAGTTTGATACTGGTGACGCAAAGAAATTGTTGTAAtgtaaaagaaacatgaaaataaagttgagtACTGATGATTACGGGTGCACAGCTACTTCCTTTATGAATATGTGCATAAATACAACTAGAGCTGGTTGATAAAGTTTCTTCTCAATCAACGTCAGAAGTCTGGTGGATGATGATGTTGAGGTTTGTTTCCTTAATAAAACCTCAACAAATCAACACGTTTCATACATCAGTAGTTAGTAGAAATATCATAAcgttttattatcattttgtgaaaaacattaacatcaCCATTGGATCGGTAAGGtagcatttatttgacaaatatCTGgtaattgttttgatttgtatCATAACTTTTACAGCATAGCAGTTATAAGTATAATATGcagatatttaaaacaaatacaaaagataaaatatttagcAGGAACTAGAAACAATTGAATGCATTTTCTTAATAAGAATTAAAAGTAGCACCCTTGTTCTCAGCTTGAAAGTcaacttttttgtatttttaaaaatgatggcTTCAATCAAAGCCTAAATAACTCATGATGATCTTCTCCTGTCCTCCCCCCTCCAGCTCAGTCCTCTCCCTCAGTGAGCACCTCAGCCAGAGAGGAGAAGGTGAAGGTGATAATGGTACCAGTCCCAGTTCCGGTCTTCATTCCAGTGCCTATGAATATGTACTCCCAGTACACACCTGTACCGATGGCAATGCCCATGCCTGtatgtaaccctaaccctttacATTACATTGACCTCATATTGAATCTTTACCGCAGCAAATGAAATGCAGAGTCTTGCTTCCAGGTGCCAGTACCCATGGTGGTACCACCACAGAACAAGGAGATGAAAGATGCAGCTGTCCAATCAGATCCTTTGGAtttgaagaaggaaaaacacGGTGATCAGCCAGTTTCCACTgcaggtgtttgtttttttttttacatatttgagTTCGATGGTGTTTTAGATGTTTTTGTCAAATTGACAGAGCTCGGAGGAAAACGTCAAAAACACCTCAGGttcaccttgtgtgtgttttatctctgTGTATCTGACCAGACCAGAGGAGTTCCAGTGCAGACGTGGAGTCACAAGTGGTCGATCCCACAATCCGTGAAAATGAGGACACTCCAAAAGCCGTTCAAGCCGATCTGCCTTTGACTGTAAGTTCCGAAAGGAGTACAGGGTCTAGTGAACCCCAGGTTGAAGTCCAGCCAGAGAGCACGACAACAAGTGAGCCACCGACCACCAATGAGTCACCGACCACCAGTGCCGAgcatcaacctccctcctctccaatgATGGACTTGGAGACGGACTTCCCTTCTGGTGAGATACCTTGTTAAATGATTCCCCAAACGTAGTTGCTAACTTGAAAGCTTTAATAAATGTAGTTGGAAATAACAGCACCtaagaaatatttcaacttttaaaaGGGAGAAACATTCTCAGCCCCTGTCACTcaggtgttgtgtttgtgtttctgcagtgtCAGTTGGTCAGAAGTCGACTGCTCCACAGCGAGGAGTGAAGAGACCCAGAGAAGGTTTCTCTGGCAGGAAACGGGTATGTCTCTCCACATAATTCAACAGTGTCTGGGTAATGTCTGATTCATTTAATAAGCATTTGATATTGACCCTGATTTTTAGGCAGAACTTCTCTTGCTGGCTGCTCTGTGATTCTCTAGTGGACACCTTTTTTTGTGATCTGCTGCATTTAAGTGCTATAGGAACTGGAGACTGCTGGCAGGAACCTCTTTAACAAATCATATCAGCTGGTCTTCAGATGTTATGACAGTCTTTATGTGTATTAAGATGACCAAAAGTTTTACAAATACACTCAAtgtttccccccaaaaaagttCATTATTCACCGTCAACCCTTCAGTCATTTCAACTGTTTTCTGTCCAGCTTTCATTGCATAGTTTTGTTTATCTAGGGACGAAGACGGACTGTTTTGGACCGCAGTGTATTGGAACCTCCTGCCGCCTCCAAACTGAACCACCTGTATGGGGTTAAAGCCTGGAAGTGCTGGGTCCAGCAGCGCAACAAACAGCCACAACAGTGTAAGACTCAGTTCTCTTTACTGTTTTAGTTTCTGTGTTCTTTATCTCTTtattgtcattagtgagtcctcctcaaacagttctacattatactgtcactttttattgtttgtgtgcagagatttttataaacagttaaattagaaaactttgtgatcattctacctggtttatctgctcTGAAGGTTTCATAAACTTGATATAACTTTCGTATTTAATATGAACTGAAtgtcttttatatatatatatatatatatatatatatatatatatatatatatatataatatatatgtacgaatgtatttgttttgcataCATGTTGGCTACAGAGGTCTGTTAATCAATTGAATCAATATTCAGAAGttcaagttcacaacttttaaaaataaaagtactatTTTGGCAACAAAATttacattgtgcttttacttaaatgccaaacaggaaacaattGAATGAATGTTTACGTTCTCTCCACCTGTAGCCCCGCTAGTGGACATTAAAGAAGACATCCTTCAATGTGACTCTGCTGAGCTGAGCTTTGCTCTGTCTCGCTTCATCAGAGAAGTGAAACGGCCCAATGGAGAGACCTACAGCCCAGACAGCATCTTCTACCTCTGTTTGGGGATACAGcaggtcaacacacacacaaacgtgtcACCGGTTTCTAACGAGATTCTTTCACTGTGTTTCTCACTTTTTGACTCTTTATGTTTTGCCTCCTCTCTGAACAGTATCTGTTCATGAAGGGCCGCATAGAGAACATCTTCACTGACGAGCTCTACAGTCATTTTGCCACTGAGATCACCGGGATGCTGCAATTCTGGAAGCCTAAACTACTACCTAGTGGTATGATCATGATACAGAGTCACACCCAATTATTATCGACACTATTTGTGGTTGGCTTTTTTCTCTTAAATAGCAATTCAATATATTTACCAATCGCAATTACCCCTA contains:
- the LOC109628030 gene encoding zinc finger MYM-type protein 4 isoform X4 — protein: MGLGDFAESSRGSATSSKSGGQEETKAVDETSGQEEQQPIEEDDSNGSRPEEKMDEEVVESPFPRISSPPSGRPSSFTMRTNEGGGGGGSGGAAFDDALDGLPLYGPEEDDEDWHFALPMGSLEDVDVDKANRRKSKTDKVNNSSQGDPFTHEPRGGEEEKERDESTESANTSHSSQDNTPDNSRDGGALNEGEETEDSQQGERSEAAPVEDSNPPTSPTINIKDEPIDEGYDAALLPQSSIRQIKEELEHQEEELRISSVYSVGGANTFVSPAVPAAIPAPPPAAIFIPGRGTVLQAMTQLPVRPTISIQGSIPALAAVPQRPPQPPVPGSVRCSGCSKVLLKGQTAFQRKGSTQLFCSTVCLTGHLPPAPKNRLCFQCNREIVQPRDMITIPADENTYMHFCGQFCLSVFRHKKKHNDKPPDKWAEKRLEKKPEKPPEKPVERQPEKPFCSVCKVTNRIEHEVTHQGRLHRLCGDACFVTWRKMRHLAMNCCEGCGLYCNSSSGSCQTLTVERSQLNFCSPTCIGTYKQTCRKTVDCAYCHKMAVVSSTIMERDQKGKVQLYCSPLCVEQSRPPRHMLSGTPFPCSLCKVTAVPQYHLAMVDGTIRNFCSYDCVSIFRKSGHPSQPDLTNGTSSLRDPSIRDAAKPGPSAGASSVPPIPQDYPSSVPYPGHHPSHTSVPPVVPPYIALSSPSVPGQAPTRVHPGQPSKTTEGGHIDTSRLTCHQCSKHFSSKPTLFSHQGRISMFCSSTCCEQYKTQKNILAVCECCKREKVLFESISYNQQEVVFCSENCKVIYKHELTSRNKDNAWRPCSYCSSISQKMLHSHYGGKIEEFCKPHCMSQYTVIYYGMGRCDSCRKQGYMTEKLQCLGSVRNFCYLPCLLHYCHHHFETSQITNSNAPTQPHHSSKMNPVIADVVSLASGSATQPSVSADTAQTGALPTSIDGKNHDHASTQTDAMRVPVSRRRQMKNKSVLCRPFTMDQESMCQLPIESEAQSSPSVSTSAREEKVKVIMVPVPVPVFIPVPMNMYSQYTPVPMAMPMPVPVPMVVPPQNKEMKDAAVQSDPLDLKKEKHGDQPVSTADQRSSSADVESQVVDPTIRENEDTPKAVQADLPLTVSSERSTGSSEPQVEVQPESTTTSEPPTTNESPTTSAEHQPPSSPMMDLETDFPSVSVGQKSTAPQRGVKRPREGFSGRKRGRRRTVLDRSVLEPPAASKLNHLYGVKAWKCWVQQRNKQPQQSPLVDIKEDILQCDSAELSFALSRFIREVKRPNGETYSPDSIFYLCLGIQQYLFMKGRIENIFTDELYSHFATEITGMLQFWKPKLLPSGGVVSSRVEESYLWECKQLGAYSPIVLLNTLLFFCTKTFHLTTLAQHQSLSFVNFTRRSKPCSRTGKVHYLQFQRSGSATPSREDTERHRRRQTENEGSVEMLGNFTNPLHCPVRLYEFYLSRCPESVKKRSDVFYLQPEQIVHTHSSHWYTCQPLEGATLQSMLTRILAVREVNQAQGAAQHQPSAPTADSSFQ